DNA from Miscanthus floridulus cultivar M001 unplaced genomic scaffold, ASM1932011v1 fs_786_1_2, whole genome shotgun sequence:
GCCGACACGCTAGCAGGCACCTTCATCTTCGAATCTGCCATGGAGACGGCTGTCGTCCCAAAGCCCGACCAGCCGCAGGAGGAACAACggcggcatggtggtggtggccgccGACGATCGGGATTGCAGGGCCTAGGCGTGCCCACAGAGATGCCATCTGCTGGGCGAGGTTGGCCAGCGCCTTGGCGATGGGATCCGGCAGCGGCGACGCACCTTCGGCTGCTTGTTATGGTGGCAGCACGGGTTGAGAGGGAGAGGGGGGGCTGGCCGGGGGCCTTGCCCACGGCCAAGCAAGAGGGAAGGGTTTTCCTTCTTTGCTCTACTGGTGAATCTCTTGCCCCGCATGACAACATACGCCTCTAACACCACCCCTGCAcaagcagctcgtcctcgagctacaACCTAACAAGCTCATAACAATAACTTGACTCGGCACAAACCTAACACTTAAAAACAAGCCTTTTACATCTCGGCTCAGTTTATTATTCTCGACCTAAAATAGATTTGGACTCTTTATTTTGGCGGCCTCCTCAATGGAAGGTGGACACCGTCTGAACGCAATAATGCCACACGTATAACCATCTGAATGCCATGGAGATGGGCTGAAGTCTTGAAGAAACAAGAGCACAGCAGCCCATGCAGCTTGGCCACCACATCCAGCCCAAGCCACGAGCACAGACCCAGCCCCATCCGAACGGATGAGCTAGGCACAAGTCTTCAACTGAGCCACACATCTTGCCGAGGAAAATAGAGCTCCGCTTGTCTGCGTCGTCAGCATTATGGATGGCAACGGGGCCATGATCCCCGATACCCAACGAGGAATTCATCCATTAGGGGATCAAAATGGGCCAAATTTCCTCCCCACGGGGAGCTTAACGGGCCAAAAGTTAGCCCCGACGGGTGAAGCGGGGGCGGGGACATTCTACAGCTCCCATTCCCTGAAATTCGCCGGGGGGCCAAGAAGATAGGCCAAAAGAAGCCCAGCAAGAGTACTTTCAGCCCAAGCCCATAGCACTGATATATATATCGTGAAACCCTAGCATCGTTGCTCCTCTCCCAGACTCTCACCGGTAGCCGCCATTTTCGCCTTCTCTGTCGCCCTTGCGACCACGAAGTCGCGGTCATCTACCTCCATGCAACTCTGCGACGCACCAGTGGCCGAGCTCTCGACACTGACACTATGACACCCAAGTACAAGGTGATGTTGTCCTTCCTCCCATGACGATGCTTGCTCTTGCTTTTGCAGTGTTCCTTCGACCCCCTTTTCCTCATCCATCCTTCCCAGATTCTAGTCTTCAGCTCGACTGCTCCTCCGTCCTTCTCAGATTCAATCTCCTGCGGTCCTCTTCCCCTCAATCCTCTGCTCTGAATGGACGTGCTTCGCTTCGGGGATGTCAGACCTGTCGGGGCCCCGAAACACCAATCGGGGACGGGGACGAGAGAAAGTCTTCCCCGAGACAAGGATCGGGACCGGGGAGCGGGGAAAATGAGGGAAatcggggacggggacggggtgTCCCTCCTCGTCGCGGATGTCCCCATTGCCATCTCTAGTCAGCATGCGCATCACCGAGAAGGCGGCAACGGTGGTCGAGCCGCAATAGTGACCAGTGGAGGCACCCTCGCAGCAGTTGATTGCGGAATGCAGCGGCACTACATGGTGCGCGTCAGCCCGTGACCCATGCCTTCTCATTGGATGCCTACTATTCCGCACCGCACATGGAAGAGAGGAGGGCTTCTGATGAAGAATGACGAGGGGTGCGCCGGCAAGCCGTAGGGGAACAACGacggcatggtggtggtggtcgccGACGGTCAGGATTCCAAGGCCTCTAGGTGCGCCCAAAGAGACGCCATCTGCTGGGCGAGGTCGGCCAGCGCCTTTGGAGATGGGATCCGGCGGCAGCGTCAATGGCACCTTCGGCTGCCCTCATCAGACCTGTCATCTATGATATCGGATGTTATGGTGGCGGATCGGGTTGAGAGGGAGAGGGGGCCGGCCAAAGGCCTTGCCCACGACCGAGCAAGAGAGAAGGCTTTTCCTTCTAATTTGGGCTTGCCTCTAATACGGGTTACAGATAAATAGCCTCCCTGGCTAACCACTCTCTATAATTCCTCTCTTCTTTCCTATTATTCCTCCAACCTTAAGGAAGACTGAACAGATTTGCCTCTAACTGAGCGTGGCTGTTAGACACTAGGTAGGTCCATGACATTCGCCTCTAACATGAGgtcttgaaaaaaaaattattatcCAAAGTCCCCCACTTAACCCTGGTTAGGTGGGACTTGGACTGGTACCAACGAAGTGATAAGAGCGGATACAATGGGACATCAGGGCATGAATGGTAACGGACAAAAGATGTGTCTTGGTTTGCAGGACGATTCAGACGTCCAAATCTCCTCTTATTCGAATTGCTAAATATTATGGTCTATAATTCACAATTGAAACTAGGTAAAACTGAGCAAGGCCTTCTCTCTTGCTCGGTCGTGGGCAAACCAGGCTCTTCGAGATCGAGAAAGAGGAGAAGCAGGTGGTTTTTTATGATGGGTCTTTGAGTAGACATGTTGGGCAAACCATGAATGGGTCTTTCGATAAGGAGAGACCAGGTGGTTCTTGTTTTTCAGAGTATGAGCAATAAACGATCCATATTGGGCATGTTGTTCTGAAATGAGAAAGTGAGAATTTGAGAGAGACAACAAAAAGAAATGAGGAATCACCCAACCTGAGGAGGCTCATCCTCCACTTGCTGGTCATCCTGCTGCTGCAGCTGCGCGTCCTGATTCTGCTTCTGCTCTTCCTCGATCTCGAAGAGCCTGTTTTGCACAACCTGGTAGGAGCCTTCCTCCAGTAGGCGCCACACATCAGGGCTAGGCCCCCCGTACACCTACACCCATAGCAGAGAGAAAACCACAATTGATCAATCAGCTAGTGCATTCATTCATTCAGACTCGAATTGAAGCGCCGATCGCCGCAAACACAAGAGAATGCCTTGCAGCTGTCTGTTCACGGCACCAAAAAAGGCGGATTTCGAACCCCCGATCGATCCGCGGAGAAACACGAAACCCAGACCCTACGGTGCCGCCATAGCCCGACGCTGCTTGCAGGGGGGAAAAAGAAGAGACCTATCGAAAATCACCTTGACAAGACCACCGACGACGGATCTAATGTGGTGTGCGGCGTAGCCCATGGCGGCGAAGTGGTCGATGGCCGCGTCGATCCGGCGGTCACCCTTCCTGGGCCGCCGCACCGGCATTGCTCTCCTTCCCTTCTTTTAGGATTGTACGAATACGAACGGTCGGTCGTCGGCTGGTTTTTGTTGCGGTCGCGTTGCGGTTCGGGGCTTCTTCGGGCGATGCGGCAGTGTGCTTCTGCGGGCTCACTCCGGCGCGCGGGTGGGCGAGTGCCGAGCGAGCGAGCGCGGGGCGCCGTGTCGGGGCCGCGACGGAAATTCTGACGGGACTCGGGGCGGAAATTCCTGTGCGTTaggaacaaaagaaaaagaaagaaaaaagaaaaagaaaaaaactgatAAATGAACCCACTTGTTATCCCCTTTTTTATGTTCCTGGACCAAATAGAAAAAAGAATGGGTTCGTTCCATCCCTCTTCAACCAAACAGAAATTGAAAATTTTCCGTTTCCGTCCCATCCTCACTTTTGATGTCCCCAGACCAAATAGAAAAGGGAATGAGCTCGTCCCATCCTTCTTCAACCAAACAGAAATTGAAATTGTTTCGTCTCCATCCCATCCAGAAAACAGAGTCGGGACCGTCCCATCCACCTTGACTCTCAATCAAACGCTACCCTACCATCCTACTTCTGTTCCGGCCTCACAATGACACATGACTCGTCCCTTTGGTTTTTTTTAGTACTCACTCCCTCTAGAAAAAAACCAGTATTCGACTTAAAATATCTCAAATCTAACTATTTATATATAAAGAATATAAATAATTTTTTACATCAAATGAGTAGTATTAGATGTGTTATGAGATATATTTATATAGTACACTCATTTGATGTCAAAAAcattagtatttttatttttatatatacttGGTTAAACTTTGACACTTTAATCAAGAATGCTTTTAGATTTGCATTTTTTTAGGACAAACTAGTGACGGACACGCCCTGCACGCATACGGAACAGTAATGTTTGACACTATAATTTGGTatgtatattattatatatataagaaaTACCACAGAtatgaaaaaaaaacagataCCATATATTGTTAAAGCGGGGTAGCTACGAGCTCATGGCATTTTGGCTGAGTTGTGTGTAAGAGCTCCAGAAAAGGCTCTATGAAGTATGGAGTGTAGATAATCCCCCATAAAATCCACGCAAATTGCAGAGCTAGGGAAATCAGTATGGCGTTGATTTTAAAGAGAAATATAAATGGAATTTGACTATTTGAGAACAGAGGAACAAGAAGGCGGCCTTTTGTGCAGCAGAGGAAAGCAGGGAAGCCTAAAACTATCATCGTGATCCAAGCATGCACATGAATGATGACTGATGAATCGCTCGCCGTCTCAGACTCAGACTCAGACTCTCAGTGGCTCATAAACACAGAAACGATAAATTCTGGAGTCCTTGATACCAAGAGTCGATACAATTAGTTGCTAAGAACAAGATAACACATCGAAAATCaaacagaaagaaaaaaagagggaGAGCAAGAACATATATATCCACGGACGACCACACATTATTATGGCTTCACTTCAAACAACATTGCTCTCACTTTTCTTCCATGTCCTGTTCCAAATTCAACCGGACCATTCGTCTTCGGAACCGAGCTAGGACGACGTGCTCGGCCGGCCTCAGTTGGTGgaatcatcgtcgtcgtcctcgttgcCTGACAGGCCATCGACGCCCTGGGGGCCAGGGGCACCCACCGGCGCGCTGGGTCCATCGGCCGGCGCGTCGGCAGCGGGGGCGTCGGCGGACTCCTTCGCCTCGGCGGCCAGCGGCGCCACGGCCATGGCGACGAAGAGGAGAGCAGCGATGGCGAAGACGACGCTAGCGCGAGCCATGGGTATGGACGTACGGTGCCTAGCTCTCTCGGGTTGGTGGTTGCTGGCTGTGTGGCGAGTTTGACGCTTATTGGTGTCTCTGTGCTTTGCTGTGGTGCGGTGAGGGACGGGGTGGCGAGGCCGGGTTTATATGGTTGCGGAGGCGGGCTATTTTTGGGCGGGGGCTGCCCGAGCGGACACCGTTTGTCGCGCGTGGCGTGGCCTTTGGGCCGGTCGTGGCGCCTGGCGCCTAGCGCGATTGTAGCCGTCGGACGAGGTCCAATGTTGTGCGACCCTTGGGTTTCAGCTGAGGGAGTGAGGGCAAAATTGGCGTTTGTTGGATCCACGAGGACACAAAAGCAGACTGAGCCGTTATCGCTGTGCAGTCCAGTCGTTGAACAGAAGAAGACGTGCCATGCCATGCGAAAGTGTAGCTGCAGCACGCACCGATCTGTTGGGAACGCGATTGATCATAAAGATCACTTTGTATATGGCGCGCAAGCTCAACACAGACTGCTTTTCTGTTCGTCCTCTCGACCAATATATATTATACTGAAACGCTATACATCAGCCGGTTGATTTATGTCTTCCCATCAACCGGCTTTTTCTTGTACGCGCTGCTCGCAACCATCGATGGCCTGGCCTCTGGGTCGTCGGTCGACCGTGACGCCATCGTCGTCGCACGTATACGGCCCTCTCCAATCCATCTCTGTACTACCTACATCGACATGACGATACGACACGTCCATGAAAAACGCAGCGCATGCTTTCTCGCGTCTGCCCGTCGCTAGGCTATTTGCCAAGCTTGGATAAGCTAATTCGGCGGCCGCAGCCTGATCGGCTCCGGCCGACCACGGACACGCATGCGTGGTCACGTACTCATGGATTAATGGAAATCTAGCTACCTCAGTGCAGCCAGGAACAGTTTATATACAA
Protein-coding regions in this window:
- the LOC136533091 gene encoding uncharacterized protein isoform X2; translation: MPVRRPRKGDRRIDAAIDHFAAMGYAAHHIRSVVGGLVKVYGGPSPDVWRLLEEGSYQVVQNRLFEIEEEQKQNQDAQLQQQDDQQVEDEPPQHQEPAADEAVEDPMFIEPQDTISISNEAPAETKSADKEVEDPMFIEPPAREAALPLNAARRIGPTLPCYGWLSESEDEEEEQPTGQKHESG